The following proteins are co-located in the Anas platyrhynchos isolate ZD024472 breed Pekin duck chromosome 1, IASCAAS_PekinDuck_T2T, whole genome shotgun sequence genome:
- the LOC113839923 gene encoding uncharacterized protein, whose product MTGGGDGQGPVARGQPSSCWGPVQHQEHRQELEALRAQLQAERLRSQELQRRFNTEAREMKKRAEQERQLLAQQLRSKWEQKRAWELQQLEEQSRRQRAAELRQLLQEKEAERRREQELLQRQRDDDAQILALKKKLNLQRRLFYKEIVKKAECGAPASHNGDKAAARRHVGVQVSGQQEPCPPGSGDSWLLEQKAKMLNAVQELRRRYGLLQEEACLLEDEGSLVEAREKARRLAKDVSELGLLTKEVRERVRQLKELASRSENPAAKTEQVNQQLIENEAMEKLQLQKKLDLERSRLKNRSEELKVHLAQMLNEKARRDQENSQLHRQNESIKEMEAENAALKQEVLQVSEQRNAKHLIKVLQYVSCEFENMSQLAKIMQQRETELEETTLMLQKKEEEVKHWQKAWAEQQRAHEEELQVLRAQLTQSEQRCQQQRQQCELLSQELELEKRKNSNPVVSELPQVTTSPTAQAQNLTNHEDGSDASEKATTIYASSSTSDVTLDISGFCVSSDDSSVDGSEESGAGHVSFIPQSLGPNECPEIKFPLALGNGVYAFGDKEQCIRLLRELQDMRRGVLPSTATAAEGSSNSQASTLELRDPVPDSGTEVSSCGRRGQKNRRRNKSS is encoded by the coding sequence ATGACCGGCGGTGGTGATGGCCAGGGGCCCGTGGCTCGTGGTCAGCCCTCATCCTGTTGGGGCCctgtgcagcaccaggagcacaggcaggagctggaggcgcTGCGGGCCCAGCTGCAGGCCGAGCGTCTCCGCTCCCAGGAGCTGCAACGGCGCTTCAACACCGAAGCCCGTGAGATGAAGaagagggcagagcaggagcggcagctcctggcccagcagCTACGCTCCAAATGGGAGCAGAAACGGGcgtgggagctgcagcagctcgaGGAGCAGAGCCGGAGGCAGCGGGCGGCAGAGCTccggcagctgctgcaggagaaggaggccgagcggcgccgggagcaggagctgctccagcgGCAGCGGGACGACGACGCCCAGATCCTGGCCCTCAAGAAGAAGCTGAACCTGCAGAGAAGGCTCTTCTATAAAGAGATCGTGAAGAAGGCCGAGTGCGGGGCGCCTGCCTCCCACAACGGGGACAAGGCCGCGGCCCGGCGCCACGTGGGGGTTCAGGTCTCAGGGCAGCAAGAGCCCTGCCCCCCCGGCAGTGGAGACAGCTGGCTTCTGGAGCAGAAAGCCAAGATGCTCAATGCCGTGCAGGAGCTGAGGAGGCGATACGGGCTCCTTCAGGAGGAGGCCTGCCTTCTGGAGGACGAGGGCTCCCTGGTGGAAGCCAGGGAGAAGGCACGGAGGCTCGCCAAGGACGTCAGCGAGCTGGGCCTCCTGACCAAGGAGGTGAGGGAAAGAGTCAGGCAGCTGAAAGAGCTTGCCTCAAGATCTGAAAATCCTGCTGCAAAGACGGAGCAGGTCAACCAGCAGCTGATTGAAAATGAGGCGATGGAGAAGCTTCAGCTGCAGAAGAAACTGGACCTGGAACGCTCTCGGCTGAAGAACAGGAGTGAGGAGCTCAAAGTGCATCTGGCACAGATGTTGAATGAAAAAGCCAGACGCGACCAGGAAAACTCTCAGCTCCACAGGCAGAATGAGAGCATAAAGGAGATGGAAGCTGAAAATGCTGCTCTGAAGCAGGAAGTCCTGCAAGTGTCAGAGCAGCGAAATGCTAAACATCTCATAAAAGTACTGCAGTATGTCAGTTGTGAATTTGAGAACATGAGTCAACTGGCAAAAATAATGCAACAACGGGAGACGGAGCTAGAGGAAACAACGCTCATGCtgcagaagaaagaggaggaggttaAGCATTGGCAGAAAGCTTGGGCAGAGCAACAGAGGGCACACGAGGAAGAGCTGCAAGTGTTACGAGCGCAGCTGACACAATCCGAGCAGCGGTGtcagcagcaaaggcagcaaTGTGAGCTGCTCTCGCAAGAACTCgagctggagaaaagaaaaaattccaACCCTGTCGTGTCAGAACTGCCCCAGGTGACGACATCTCCCACAGCACAGGCCCAGAACCTCACGAACCATGAAGATGGCTCTGATGCTTCGGAAAAGGCAACCACAATCTACGCAAGTTCCTCGACGTCAGATGTCACACTCGACATTTCTGGGTTCTGCGTTTCCTCGGACGACAGCTCTGTAGATGGGAGCGAAGAATCGGGAGCAGGGCACGTGTCCTTCATCCCCCAGTCCCTGGGTCCGAACGAGTGCCCCGAAATAAAGTTTCCTCTGGCTCTGGGAAACGGCGTTTATGCCTTTGGAGACAAGGAGCAGTGCATCaggctgctgagggagctgcaggacatGAGGAGAGGAGTTCTCCCCTCCACTGCAACTGCAGCAGAAGGCTCATCCAACAGCCAGGCGTCAACTCTGGAGCTCCGTGATCCCGTGCCAGACAGTGGTACTGAAGTGAGTTCCTGCGGCAGAAGGGGACAGAAGAACCGGAGAAGGAATAAATCTTCTTGA
- the CHAMP1 gene encoding chromosome alignment-maintaining phosphoprotein 1 isoform X1 has product MDMLQILRKTTERLECDHCSFRGTDYENIQIHMGTIHPEYCDEMDAAGLGKLIFYQKSAKLFHCHKCFFTSKMYCNVYYHITAQHAAPAKWNEERKEQVEGDSDSSKKSGSSEPQKPTLSPESRKAALSPELPRSEPVVSPKLQKSSGSPESQKSAQGTSSDPEKSAQAPSPDPERSSQSASPDPERLDSAVSPDSQKPSPAVSPDPQKPVSGVSPDPQKPASAVSPDPQKPAPAVSPEPRRHSPAVSPEPRRHSPAVSPEPRRHSPAMSPEPRRYSPGVSPEPKKPPPAVSPEPRRYPPAVSPEPRRHPAQTRRPASASSPESRRPAPAVSPELWRPGPTASPEHWRSVPHEMQRSSAVSPWASKPSMSLESRRSAPESRRSGPVASPEPRRLVSDSWKSTSFSESQKSTLVSSEPWKPISSVYPEGWKPVLSPDTWKHSPSVSPELRKSSHAVSSDSWKPSFFPEVRKPSASVSPESWKLSESRKSMFFSESQKSTSAASSEVQKRGHFSEHRKRALFPESRKSNPAVASDVQKRAFFSEPQNQVSTSVASAEGHKHASCSEAQKSALVSPEVQKHALFSEAQKLAPISPEIQEHACFPESQKSTSPEIHKHSLFSETQKQSFCVSSETPKQTIFTDSHKSPDIQKQAVFSEMQKPAASLSSDVQRHTETTVPSEIQKNMLFSESHKSVAGFSSESQTPSESGESDFLSQSLDDQKPLDDLFSQDEQSILAKESPEDMLYSCPKKKPRKDTQENSDSELNSSECGKMELDSMELKEQESNSDQEQYDMESADYSKESKMDASTPIQPQCVLQFTEEKEAFISEEEIAKYMKRGKGKYYCKICCCRAMKKGAVLHHLVNKHNVQSPYKCKICGKAFLLESLLKNHVAAHGQSLLKCPRCNFESNFPRGFKKHLTHCQSRHSDDTPKKHLDSLEPLEEQI; this is encoded by the coding sequence ATGGACATGTTGCAGATACTGCGCAAAACCACAGAGCGCCTAGAGTGCGACCACTGCAGCTTCAGAGGAACGGACTATGAAAACATACAGATTCACATGGGCACCATCCACCCGGAGTACTGCGATGAGATGGATGCTGCCGGTTTGGGTAAACTTATATTTTATCAAAAAAGCGCAAAACTGTTTCACTGCCACAAGTGTTTTTTTACCAGCAAGATGTATTGCAATGTGTACTACCACATCACAGCACAACACGCAGCACCTGCGAAATGGAATGAGGAGAGGAAAGAACAGGTAGAAGGCGATTCAGATTCCTCCAAAAAGAGCGGCTCCTCGGAGCCACAGAAACCTACCCTTTCCCCCGAGTCCCGCAAAGCTGCCCTTTCTCCCGAGCTCCCCAGGTCTGAACCCGTTGTTTCCCCCAAGCTTCAGAAATCATCAGGGTCTCCAGAGTCCCAGAAGTCAGCTCAGGGTACTTCCTCAGACCCGGAGAAGTCAGCCCAGGCCCCGTCCCCAGATCCAGAAAGGTCATCCCAGTCCGCATCTCCAGATCCAGAGAGGTTAGACTCGGCTGTGTCCCCTGACTCCCAGAAGCCAtcccctgctgtgtccccagACCCCCAGAAGCCAGTCTCTGGCGTGTCCCCAGACCCCCAGAAGCCAGCTTCTGCTGTTTCCCCAGACCCTCAGAAACCAGCCCCGGCCGTGTCACCCGAGCCCCGCCGCCACTCCCCAGCGGTGTCACCCGAGCCCCGCCGCCACTCCCCCGCCGTGTCACCCGAGCCCCGCCGCCATTCCCCTGCCATGTCCCCGGAGCCCCGCAGATACTCCCCAGGCGTGTCACCAGAGCCAAAGAAACCTCCTCCAGCAGTGTCCCCCGAGCCACGAAGGTATCCCCCAGCTGTGTCCCCAGAGCCCCGGCGGCACCCTGCCCAAACGCGCAGGCCTGCTTCGGCTTCCTCTCCCGAAAGCCGGCGGCCTGCTCCCGCCGTGTCGCCGGAGTTGTGGAGACCTGGTCCCACTGCTTCCCCTGAGCACTGGAGGTCTGTGCCCCATGAGATGCAGAGGTCTTCTGCTGTTTCTCCCTGGGCTTCAAAGCCCTCCATGTCCTTAGAGTCCCGGAGGTCTGCCCCCGAGTCCCGAAGGTCTGGCCCCGTTGCGTCGCCGGAGCCTAGGAGGCTTGTTTCTGACTCGTGGAAGTCTACGTCCTTTTCTGAATCCCAGAAGTCTACTCTCGTTTCTTCTGAGCCATGGAAACCCATCTCATCTGTTTACCCTGAAGGCTGGAAACCCGTCCTGTCCCCTGACACGTGGAAGCACTCTCCCTCCGTTTCTCCTGAGCTTCGGAAGTCTAGTCATGCTGTCTCATCTGACTCTTGGAAGccttctttcttccctgagGTTCGTAAGCCTTCTGCTTCGGTGTCTCCTGAATCTTGGAAACTCTCTGAGTCACGGAAatctatgtttttttctgaatctcAGAAGTCCAcctctgctgcttcctctgAGGTTCAGAAACGGGGCCATTTCTCTGAACATCGGAAAAGAGCTCTGTTCCCAGAGTCTCGTAAATCTAATCCTGCTGTTGCTTCCGATGTCCAGAAACGCGCCTTCTTTTCTGAACCTCAGAATCAGGTGTCTACATCTGTTGCTTCTGCTGAAGGCCATAAGCATGCCTCATGTTCTGAAGCCCAGAAGTCAGCTCTTGTTTCTCCTGAGGTCCAGAAGCATGCCCTATTTTCTGAAGCCCAGAAACTTGCTCCCATTTCCCCTGAAATTCAGGAGCATGCTTGTTTTCCAGAGTCTCAGAAATCAACTTCTCCTGAAATTCACAAACATAGCCTCTTCTCTGAGACCCAGAAACAgtctttttgtgtttcttcagAAACCCCCAAACAAACTATTTTTACTGATTCCCACAAATCCCCTGATATTCAAAAACAAGCTGTATTTTCTGAGATGCAGAAACCTGCTGCTTCTTTGTCTTCTGATGTCCAGAGACACACTGAAACCACTGTACCTTCTGAAATCCAGAAAAACATGCTGTTTTCCGAGTCTCATAAGTCTGTTGCAGGTTTTTCCTCTGAGTCCCAGACACCTAGTGAGTCTGGCGAGAGTGACTTTCTTTCTCAAAGTTTAGATGATCAGAAACCACTGGATGACTTGTTTTCACAGGACGAACAATCCATATTAGCCAAAGAATCCCCAGAAGACATGTTATACTCGTGCCCGAAAAAGAAGCCCCGGAAGGACACCCAGGAGAACTCGGATTCGGAGCTAAACAGCAGCGAGTGTGGAAAAATGGAGCTGGACTCGATGGAGCTGAAGGAGCAAGAATCCAACAGCGACCAAGAGCAGTATGATATGGAATCGGCTGATTACAGCAAGGAGAGCAAAATGGATGCATCTACTCCCATCCAGCCGCAGTGCGTGCTGCAGTTTACCGAAGAGAAAGAGGCTTTCATTTCCGAGGAAGAAATAGCAAAATACATGAAGCGCGGCAAGGGAAAGTATTACTGCAAAATTTGTTGCTGCCGTGCAATGAAAAAGGGTGCTGTCCTGCACCACTTAGTCAACAAGCATAATGTTCAAAGCCCATACAAATGCAAAATATGTGGCAAGGCTTTTCTCTTGGAGTCTCTTCTTAAAAACCATGTTGCTGCTCACGGTCAAAGCTTGTTGAAGTGTCCACGGTGTAATTTTGAATCGAATTTTCCCCGAGGCTTTAAGAAACATTTAACCCATTGCCAAAGCCGTCATAGTGATGATACACCTAAAAAACATTTGGACAGCCTCGAACCACTCGAAGAACAAATTTAa
- the CHAMP1 gene encoding chromosome alignment-maintaining phosphoprotein 1 isoform X2, translating into MDMLQILRKTTERLECDHCSFRGTDYENIQIHMGTIHPEYCDEMDAAGLGKLIFYQKSAKLFHCHKCFFTSKMYCNVYYHITAQHAAPAKWNEERKEQVEGDSDSSKKSGSSEPQKPTLSPESRKAALSPELPRSEPVVSPKLQKSSGSPESQKSAQGTSSDPEKSAQAPSPDPERSSQSASPDPERLDSAVSPDSQKPSPAVSPDPQKPVSGVSPDPQKPASAVSPDPQKPAPAVSPEPRRHSPAVSPEPRRHSPAVSPEPRRHSPAMSPEPRRYSPGVSPEPKKPPPAVSPEPRRYPPAVSPEPRRHPAQTRRPASASSPESRRPAPAVSPELWRPGPTASPEHWRSVPHEMQRSSAVSPWASKPSMSLESRRSAPESRRSGPVASPEPRRLVSDSWKSTSFSESQKSTLVSSEPWKPISSVYPEGWKPVLSPDTWKHSPSVSPELRKSSHAVSSDSWKPSFFPEDEQSILAKESPEDMLYSCPKKKPRKDTQENSDSELNSSECGKMELDSMELKEQESNSDQEQYDMESADYSKESKMDASTPIQPQCVLQFTEEKEAFISEEEIAKYMKRGKGKYYCKICCCRAMKKGAVLHHLVNKHNVQSPYKCKICGKAFLLESLLKNHVAAHGQSLLKCPRCNFESNFPRGFKKHLTHCQSRHSDDTPKKHLDSLEPLEEQI; encoded by the exons ATGGACATGTTGCAGATACTGCGCAAAACCACAGAGCGCCTAGAGTGCGACCACTGCAGCTTCAGAGGAACGGACTATGAAAACATACAGATTCACATGGGCACCATCCACCCGGAGTACTGCGATGAGATGGATGCTGCCGGTTTGGGTAAACTTATATTTTATCAAAAAAGCGCAAAACTGTTTCACTGCCACAAGTGTTTTTTTACCAGCAAGATGTATTGCAATGTGTACTACCACATCACAGCACAACACGCAGCACCTGCGAAATGGAATGAGGAGAGGAAAGAACAGGTAGAAGGCGATTCAGATTCCTCCAAAAAGAGCGGCTCCTCGGAGCCACAGAAACCTACCCTTTCCCCCGAGTCCCGCAAAGCTGCCCTTTCTCCCGAGCTCCCCAGGTCTGAACCCGTTGTTTCCCCCAAGCTTCAGAAATCATCAGGGTCTCCAGAGTCCCAGAAGTCAGCTCAGGGTACTTCCTCAGACCCGGAGAAGTCAGCCCAGGCCCCGTCCCCAGATCCAGAAAGGTCATCCCAGTCCGCATCTCCAGATCCAGAGAGGTTAGACTCGGCTGTGTCCCCTGACTCCCAGAAGCCAtcccctgctgtgtccccagACCCCCAGAAGCCAGTCTCTGGCGTGTCCCCAGACCCCCAGAAGCCAGCTTCTGCTGTTTCCCCAGACCCTCAGAAACCAGCCCCGGCCGTGTCACCCGAGCCCCGCCGCCACTCCCCAGCGGTGTCACCCGAGCCCCGCCGCCACTCCCCCGCCGTGTCACCCGAGCCCCGCCGCCATTCCCCTGCCATGTCCCCGGAGCCCCGCAGATACTCCCCAGGCGTGTCACCAGAGCCAAAGAAACCTCCTCCAGCAGTGTCCCCCGAGCCACGAAGGTATCCCCCAGCTGTGTCCCCAGAGCCCCGGCGGCACCCTGCCCAAACGCGCAGGCCTGCTTCGGCTTCCTCTCCCGAAAGCCGGCGGCCTGCTCCCGCCGTGTCGCCGGAGTTGTGGAGACCTGGTCCCACTGCTTCCCCTGAGCACTGGAGGTCTGTGCCCCATGAGATGCAGAGGTCTTCTGCTGTTTCTCCCTGGGCTTCAAAGCCCTCCATGTCCTTAGAGTCCCGGAGGTCTGCCCCCGAGTCCCGAAGGTCTGGCCCCGTTGCGTCGCCGGAGCCTAGGAGGCTTGTTTCTGACTCGTGGAAGTCTACGTCCTTTTCTGAATCCCAGAAGTCTACTCTCGTTTCTTCTGAGCCATGGAAACCCATCTCATCTGTTTACCCTGAAGGCTGGAAACCCGTCCTGTCCCCTGACACGTGGAAGCACTCTCCCTCCGTTTCTCCTGAGCTTCGGAAGTCTAGTCATGCTGTCTCATCTGACTCTTGGAAGccttctttcttccctgag GACGAACAATCCATATTAGCCAAAGAATCCCCAGAAGACATGTTATACTCGTGCCCGAAAAAGAAGCCCCGGAAGGACACCCAGGAGAACTCGGATTCGGAGCTAAACAGCAGCGAGTGTGGAAAAATGGAGCTGGACTCGATGGAGCTGAAGGAGCAAGAATCCAACAGCGACCAAGAGCAGTATGATATGGAATCGGCTGATTACAGCAAGGAGAGCAAAATGGATGCATCTACTCCCATCCAGCCGCAGTGCGTGCTGCAGTTTACCGAAGAGAAAGAGGCTTTCATTTCCGAGGAAGAAATAGCAAAATACATGAAGCGCGGCAAGGGAAAGTATTACTGCAAAATTTGTTGCTGCCGTGCAATGAAAAAGGGTGCTGTCCTGCACCACTTAGTCAACAAGCATAATGTTCAAAGCCCATACAAATGCAAAATATGTGGCAAGGCTTTTCTCTTGGAGTCTCTTCTTAAAAACCATGTTGCTGCTCACGGTCAAAGCTTGTTGAAGTGTCCACGGTGTAATTTTGAATCGAATTTTCCCCGAGGCTTTAAGAAACATTTAACCCATTGCCAAAGCCGTCATAGTGATGATACACCTAAAAAACATTTGGACAGCCTCGAACCACTCGAAGAACAAATTTAa